In Candidatus Nitrospira nitrosa, the genomic stretch CTCATCATCCCGCCGGTCAGCACAGACTAGACCTAAGTTAGAAAACCGCTCGACGATCTCAGATTCTTGCTCCACAAGAATGCCGGAGACCAGAACCCTCGCCCCTCCAAACGCAACGGATGCCAAGTCCTCCCCAAGGCTTAAGACCGTTTGCCGATCAAGATTCGCCAGTACCAGACCGGCATCCTGCCGTTTCTCTTGCGGCAGATCAGCCAGCGTTCCACACACAAGCTCGATCTGATCAAGCAACCCGTTCTGCTCGACATATTCTTTCGCGCAGTCGACGGCAACCGGATCAATTTCGATACCGATGGCAGAATTTGCACCAAGTTTGACCGCCGCCATCGCCAGAATCGCACTACCAGTTCCCACATCCAGAATCTCTTCACCCCCGCGAATGTGCTCTTGCAACCACTCCAGCAACATGCGTGTCGTCGCGTGGTGCCCTGTGCCGAAGGCTTGCTTGGGATCCAAGATGATCTCGAGATCACGAGGAGTAAGCGTCACCGGTTCCCAACTGGGACGAATGACGACTCGACCGATACGAAGCGGCTTGACGGAACGAGCCCAGGCGTCGTTCCAGTCTTGAGCCGGTACCAGCGTCACGGACAGCGATTGCTCCTGACTTGATTCCGTCACATCAGCAAGGGCTGCACGGAGCGATGAAAGCCGAGCCTCAGTCCACTGGGCCTCCGCCCAATAGAGATGGACCTTCCCTTCATCTTCCCAGGCTCCCTGCACCTCTGCATCGTCCAGGCGGCTCAGCAATTCGCCAGTATCGAAAGAACCATGAATGCACACATCTACCCAATCATTCGGCATTGTCAAAAATGGTCCGCTTTTCGTCTCGATGGTTTATCTGAGTTGTCACGCTTCACGAGATACGCTTCATGATTTGACGTCCCCCACCCGTTCCAGTAAGGTCGCCTGTTATGGTACGCCCACGCACCCTCCAGATTGAGACGATCATCAGGCGAGCAGACCGCCTCATTGCTCACGGCACGAAAACCAGCGCCACGTTCACCAGATGGCGGCTGGCGCTCTTCTTGATCGGCCTCATGTGTACCGTCACCCTCTATAAACTCAACTGGTACAACAGCGGCAACCTGTCACTCGCGCTCTTCCTCGCCATCTTTGTCGCCGTGGCGGCCTATCATAACAAGGTGGAGACCCAGATTCATCGGCTCCGCCAGTGGAAGCACATTAAGCAGACCCACCTGGCCCGCATCGCGTTAGATTGGGCAAACATCCCGACAAGATCGGCGGTTGGACCGAGCTCTCACCCCTACGCGACAGACCTCGATCTCTTTGGTCCCCATTCTCTGACCCATCTGCTCGACACCACCATCTCTGACCAGGGCCGGGAACGGTTGCACAGCTGGCTCCTCAACCAGCCGCCGTCCCCGGCGGAGTGGCATCGCAGGCAAGCGCTGGTCAAGGAACTGACCTCTCGTCCCTTATTGCGTGACCGACTCACACTCGACGCCAAACTCACGGGCGACCAAGAGATCAACGGTAAGCGGTTGGCTGCGGTCATCGAGCACCGGCTCGGCCTTCCCCACCTGAACACCATCCTTTCCGTCCAGGCCCTCCTTGCCCTGACGACGCTCGGACTGGGCTTCGCCACGCTGTTCGGACTGCTCCCCGGCTACTGGATGTTTTCGTTCGCCGCCTATGTAGCCATCTACTTTATGACCGATCAGGGAGAGGAGTTGCTCGAACATGCGGTCGGCCTCCATCACGAAACTGAACGTCTCGCTACGGTTCTTGGCTCGATTGAGCGATACGCCGCGCGACGGGATACCACGCTGGCGTCGACCTGGGCCACCCTGATCGGCACCGTTAGTCCGACACGACAACTCCAGCAGGCCGCGCGCACGCTGCACGCCATCAGTATTAAAGCCCACCCCCTCGTCCACCTGACGATGAATGCGATCGGTCCATGGGACCTCTGGTTTCTGCGCCGACTGATCCATATCCAAGACCAGATCCAACAGGCGCTCCCGCAATGGCTCGATGCCCTGGCTGAAGTCGAAGCCGCGTCGGCGCTTGCGACCTTTGCCTATCTGCATCATGACTACATCTGGCCGACTCCTCTCACCGTCGCTGATGGACAACAGAGCGTTCCCCCGACTCTCCGCGCACACCGACTCGCACACCCCTTGCTGCCTCCAGGTACACGTATCGCGAACGATGTGCGGCTGACCGAACTAGGCT encodes the following:
- a CDS encoding MutS family DNA mismatch repair protein, which produces MVRPRTLQIETIIRRADRLIAHGTKTSATFTRWRLALFLIGLMCTVTLYKLNWYNSGNLSLALFLAIFVAVAAYHNKVETQIHRLRQWKHIKQTHLARIALDWANIPTRSAVGPSSHPYATDLDLFGPHSLTHLLDTTISDQGRERLHSWLLNQPPSPAEWHRRQALVKELTSRPLLRDRLTLDAKLTGDQEINGKRLAAVIEHRLGLPHLNTILSVQALLALTTLGLGFATLFGLLPGYWMFSFAAYVAIYFMTDQGEELLEHAVGLHHETERLATVLGSIERYAARRDTTLASTWATLIGTVSPTRQLQQAARTLHAISIKAHPLVHLTMNAIGPWDLWFLRRLIHIQDQIQQALPQWLDALAEVEAASALATFAYLHHDYIWPTPLTVADGQQSVPPTLRAHRLAHPLLPPGTRIANDVRLTELGSIYLITGSNMSGKSTFLRTIGINLCLAQAGAPVCAQSFEWTWSRLACCIRVGDSLDAGLSFFYAEVKRLKTILDVTEERTVAPVLFLIDEIFKGTNNRERLIGSQAYITALSRGQGFGLVSTHDLELADLEQAIPRLQNAHFQETVSDGALTFDYQLRPGPCPTTNALRIMELEGLPISQAPHNRAQ
- a CDS encoding 50S ribosomal protein L11 methyltransferase, translating into MPNDWVDVCIHGSFDTGELLSRLDDAEVQGAWEDEGKVHLYWAEAQWTEARLSSLRAALADVTESSQEQSLSVTLVPAQDWNDAWARSVKPLRIGRVVIRPSWEPVTLTPRDLEIILDPKQAFGTGHHATTRMLLEWLQEHIRGGEEILDVGTGSAILAMAAVKLGANSAIGIEIDPVAVDCAKEYVEQNGLLDQIELVCGTLADLPQEKRQDAGLVLANLDRQTVLSLGEDLASVAFGGARVLVSGILVEQESEIVERFSNLGLVCADRRDDEGWVVMQFLKPESCEGEA